GCCATGGGGGCAGAGGCAGTGGGTAACTTGGTTGCTGAATCAGCATTGGCATGCTGCAGAAATTACTGTAGTTCAAAGAAGCCTGGGTGACTTGGGAGCTTCTTCAGGGCTTTTGGTGCAGCCCTTAAATAAATAGgaccttttaaaagcattttaactaTTTATGGAGCTGGCCCGTGAATGAGAGGAGGAAAATAGATAGTTTGTGAAAAGGAGAAATTACTGGGCAGGAAGGCTTTAATTAAACAAGGGGAGAGAATCTTCCTGGTTTGCCTCCATCAAAGGCAATGGGTGTAAcagcttttctgttccttttcagtGATGATGGGGTGCCAGTTGCTTAGCTCTGACAGGTAGCGTGGCAGGTGTAGCATCTTCAAAATATGCTTTGGATGCTCTGGTCTTCAGCCAGGAGTTAATGTAGCATTAAGTCATGACACAGCCTGCTTTGTGAGTCTGTTTCTGCATTCATACCTTTGGCTGGCCAGGAAGAGTGTCAGTTGTCTAAAGAGTAGTTTAGCACTGTTAGGAGAGTCTGGtttgctgctttaaaacaaaccaaccaaccgtGATATGTAATGAGCTCTGATGGAGTTTTATCACTGTGAGCTGCATTTGTGAAGGAAGCATGGTGCTGTtgtggtggaagcaaccacaggtgTTTGGAGACTCTTTATGGAGCATAGGGTGTGAACACGTTGGTTTTGCTGGCCATCGTGGTGCTGAGATAGCTGTGTTAAAGCTTGATACCTTCTTGTGGCTTCTACAGAGGTGAACCAGACAACTTTGCTATATATTGCTAGTAAAGGATATGTTGAAAGAATAATGTCCTTATGAGCCTGTATGACTTTCACTTCTAGGGAAAGAAAATACCCCAGGAAGTTGGTGATGGGGAAATTCCAAAATTTGATGGAGCGGGTTACGACAAAGACTTGGTCGAAGCTCTTGAAAGGGACATTGTATCAAGGAACCCAAGCATTCATTGGTATGAGGATTTTCTCAATTTAAGTATTTTTGCTAGTGAGGAGAAGGAGAGATATTATCCTTCTTCTACCTCTTGAAACAGGGAGCCATCATAATCTTCTACAGATAAGCAAAACAAGGTCTTTTGGTTTTAACAGTTTGTTAATTTGATTACAGTTAAGCTTTTGTTGCTAACTGGTATTATGTGCAGTATATCCATTACAGGTACTGCTGAAATGAAAGTACACTCCAGAGAACTTTAAAGATACCGCTTTGGTGTTCACATTGTCCAaaccaatttttaaattaagcagcTCTGGGTAACTTGAGTTGAAAATCATTTTTTCCCTACCTTCCAAAAGTGGATTCAGTTTTAGGTCACAGGATTATAGGAGTGCTCTCATGAGGCATATTCTGGCATTCTAGAAGAGATGGTACTAAGtgaaaagcttttctatttttcttgtataaaaatagaagaaatattaTTGTATGGGAATCTTAAACAAGTTTCTTCATCTTGCACAGGGATGACATAGCAGATTTGGAAGAAGCCAAGAAATTATTAAGAGAAGCTGTCGTTCTTCCAATGTGGATGCCTGATTTTTTCAAAGGGATCAGAAGACCTTGGAAGGTGGGAATTTATTTGGTGTTTTAGTAAATGGCAAGCTGTAGTTATGTATGTCTGCTGCTGTAATGTGTGTGGATGCCTGTAGCAGAAGGCTAAAACGGCAAATGGGAGAGATCAGGAATTTGTTCGTGAAATCCTCTCGTAATGATTCATGTAAAATGCACTGAAAGAAATAGCTGGAAGTGTATGCGGGCTTTACAGTAAATCAGAATTCTTTTGTATTTACTCAGTCATAGCTTGTTGACATTATAATACTTTCTATATGTCAGCCTGTACATGAGAGCAAACATGTAGGGTATATTGACAGAAGCAGAAATGCTTAATAGACAGCTCTGTTTAGAATTATGGTGGCCACTCTTCAACACTTCACGGAGGAAAGCAGTCCTTGAATTGTTTTATTCTGCATGTGCCAACTATCTCTCACTCAGACTGCAAACTGCAGGCTGGATGGTGCAAGGAAGCAAGGAAAGAGGGGGCTAATCTTGAGTGGTGATTTAGCTTTGCAGCTGGGCATAGTTACTGCAGGAGTGGGAGAAATTCAAAGTGGGAGAATGAGCTGCAAGTGGGGCAACAGGAAGGATATAGGACTGAGCTGGCTTGGCTGATGGACCAGAGGTGAGCCCAATCTGGGCCTTGCTTAGAGCtagaaaggaagaggagggaggaggttGCTTAGtatttctgcaaacagaaaataaaattatcttactTTTGTTGTGGGATGGATTGACACTTGTTTTGGGAATAACTAGTTGCAACACAAGGGCTTTCTGGTTACTGAGAAGgattactggggaaaaaagactgtTGAAAATTGTCTGTTATTCTGAGCCTGCAAGGCAATGGCATGTGTAGGGAATGCTGTGTACCTGAATAGTTTCAGTGGTTTAGTACGCTGGTTGAGCAGCATATGTCAGATCTTGTGTTACTAACACTTGCCCTGCCTTTTCCTGCTTGGTCCTTGTACTTCTCTGGCTTATACTTAGGTCTGACCTTCAAAGCTGTCCTCCTCCAGCCTGAGCCAGTCCTAGATCCCCGTTATTCTGCTTATTTATGAAACAAATCCCTGCGGGAACTGAGGAGTGGAGGACTTGTCATTCTTGGGGCTTGTGTCTATAGACAGTAAAGAAGGGAAGCCGGAAAGAGTGGGAGCTGACGGCGGTGGCTGGGAGATTGCTGCTTGAGGGCTATTCTTGGAGGTTTTAGTGAGTTGCAGGGTTTTAGTGAGTTGCAGTTGGAGATTTAGTGAGTTGCAAACCTAGAGTCGGCCCAAACCTAGCCCCAGGCTATATGGCCTTTGGGATTTTGAGTGCTTTTGGTCAGTACTAGTGGCCTTGAGGTTCACCTTAAGGTTAACGGAGCTGTCAGCTTGGATAGAGCCTAGATATCGTGAGTTACAAGTGTTGGGTGAGATTTTAGAGTCTTTCGAACAGCTGAATCGCTCTCTTTTCCCCTTGGCATAGAGGAAGTTGATCCATACCCTTATTACAGACTAGAGGGGCCCCACCTGTCCAGTCTCAAAAACTTTTAAGGGAGTGAAgaactgctgtgctttttttcaccTATTAACATGCCTAAAAGATGTAGTGGCCATCTTATTACAGACTACAGGGGCCCTGTCTGTCCAGTCTCAAAAACTTCTAAGGGAGTGAAgaactgctgtgctttttttcgcCTGTTAACATGCCTAAAAGATGTAGTGGCCATCTGTCTTTAAGGCAGGTATCTCAGCAGACTGCAGGGAACGTGAAGAGTGCCACTGGCCCCAAGTATTGTGGCAGTGAATAAAGAAACAACAGCCTGGTCTTTTAAAGAGTTACAGTCTCCCATCTCTTTGCGCAAGATTATCTTTTCCTACTGAGCAGCATTGCCTCTGAAAACTAGGTGGTTGTAGGCatggaaaaaaattctaagaTTATTTCCTCTCTTCAGTCTGAAATGCAAATTGATTTCTGACGAGTCCATGAAGAGTCTTCATTGTTAGCCTTTTCCCTGGTGACTTGTGAAGCTGTAActcttctgaatttatttttcacacaGAACAGCATGTATTTTCTCTACTGTTGACCTCTGACTGTGCTACAAGGATGAGAAGTTTTGAAGGGAAGACTGTTTCTTGCAGTAATCAGTGTAGCAGCAGGCATTTGTTAAGCCTAGGCATTCAGGACAATAATTCAGGGAAAAGGCAGCCAAATCTGTTTTTGGATGTTTAGACTCTCCTGAGAACAATTCCCAAGACAGCCCTCACAGTCTGTGCCTGCATTCAGAGGACGGTGCCTTGTATGAAGGAGCCAGCTGTCTTCCCTGATTCAACACAGGTGCTGGTATTTGCAGCCATGGGTTTCTGAGTGTCTATgggcttgctctttctttttctccgaACTATTTTGTGCCAAGAAGGCCTGGTTGCTCACTGTGCTTCCCACTGCTTTGCTAGTGATTGTTACAACAACAAGAAGTAACCCTGCAGTGATTTCATCAAAACACTTACTCCCTGTGGTGCATTTCAGCTTCTTATTGGAATACTTTGGATTAACAGAGCCTTAGAGGAAGAATAAAGAAGTCTTTGTGTTTGTCAAGGATTTTAACTAGTGAGTAAGTGGCAGCCTCCTGGCTTGCAGAGAGAAGGAGCAATGTGATCCTGTGTGTTTCTGTTTGAAACCATGCACATCTTGTTTTGCTGAGAacttaagttctttttttttctttcttttttttagctgatatttctctctctttatccCCAGAGAGCTTGGTTTTCCCCTGGCTTTACACCTGGTGTGGCTGCTTTGCACCTGTGTTATGCACATACATAATGCCACCAGTATCAAGTACTAGGTAACGCTCACTGTAATAGTTACACAGGAGGTGCAAAGCGATGGGCTTCGATTTCAGCAGTGAGCGGCATGTGTAGCTGAAGCCAGAATTTGACCTTCCATATTAATGGAGGACCAAAGCAATATCCAAAAAAATGATGTTAGCCCTTTGTATCACCAGGTCCTGCAGTAAACACAGTTTGTCAAACACAGAAGTCAAGTGTGATTTGAACTGAGGTGAgggttgttttaaaatattaaataaacacaATTGAAACTTGGAGAGAACAGTAATTAATCTCTGACCTGCATATCACAGGCTGAGTAATTTTCACCCAGTTACTCCAGGGTTGTACTTGCAATATTATTATAATATCAGTATGACTGTGCAGCAACTCAAATCACAGTATATGTCTGAATGttcttggggagaaaaaagtccATTTACTTTTTATGCTTGCTGCTCTGGAGCTTAGGAAGCCTTGGGCAGCCTGCGGAGTGACATTGGACTGTTAGCTGTATGGATGGAGTGTGAACATTTCTAACTTAATTTACCAATGAATGTATGTTGAGCTTGCATTAGCTAAGTGTTAAATGGCAATAAAGGTATTAAGAGTTAATGGAAAATGGAGTACAGAGAGGCTATTGCTTTTGAATACTACATTTTTGAATAATTGCGTTCCCGGTTGATTTGTTTTTATAGATCTCTCCCATGTCATTCTTTGTGCTTTTCAATGTAAATTTTTGTGAGGAACAGATGAAATCTAATTTGTTTTGTGGCTTGCATTTAACAGATATTTTATTGCTGTGGCATTTTATGTAAGTTATTAATTGCAAAGGACATTATGATGTGCAATTCTAATTCTAGCTAATTTGATTACTCTTGCAACACAGTGCAACTTTACTTTAGGAAACTCTTGTTAGCATGTAAAAAGATCTTGAggttgagagggggaaaaaacccccaagctCCTTGAGCACTACATTTTCATAGTGCCATGCTCAAAATCACAGTGCCTTATTCTAGTGCTGTACAGGGACGGAACACTGTGTTGTccctccccagcactgctgctgaaagagTTGGGAAGATAACTGTGTTTAGAAGTATTATCAAGAGGGATTAACCAGTCTCAGTGCTACAATCTTAACATGGGTCCTGAGAGCACAATGTGTCTAGATAAAAAACTGCTTCCGTAATGATAGGTAAATGTGCTGAGCTGCAGAGATGTGTACTCCTTACTCTCTCTTTCAGGTAGACCACAGATAGAAAGACAGTCTGATGATGAGGATGCCAACCTGGGACTTAACAATTTTAGTTCAGTTTTCTAATTTATAACTTTTTGAATAATCACTGAGGTTCATTTGAGGCTTTTTGCGGGACTGAGTGGTAGTCCACATAAGCCACAGTGGCTTATCTGTGAAATAGAAATAGCAGTGCTCTTCTGCCATTCAACAGTGTGGTGAGGATGGTGTTTAATTCAGGAATTGCTAAGATGCAGAAGTATGGCCATAGAAGTACTGAGATGGAGAGATTAAGCAGTATGACAAACCCTTGTTTTCAGTGAATGCTCTCATTCATACTTAAATGTAAAAATCAATCAGATTCATACATACACATCATCAGGATTTTTTGGCAAAATGTTTTTCTACAGGAAAATGCTCTACTGAGGGAATACAACCTTCTGCAAAAGTATTTTGGTTTCTGTGAAGCTTTCTTAGTGAAGGGGCCTTTGttccaaaacaaagaattcaCACTCTTCATCTGCATGTGCAGCCCCTCGTGAGTTGGGAAAGGCCTAAGTTCAAGTCCAGGCTCTGTCTGATTCAGAGCAAGGCCGTAAATCTGTTGTCCGCTTCCCAGGTGATAGGTGCAGCAACAGTTACTGGCTTGTGTGATTCATACTCCAGTGAAGTAGTAGGAAGAATAAATCCCAGAGCACTTCCACGCTGTTCTCGAAAGCAGGATTCTTGTCTTTTGCTTTCCACTGGTGGCAATTATGttattaaacaattaaaatacagatCTTGGATCATATTGAGATGTAGTGTAGAGTACCAATGGCAAAGTTTCTTTATTTGTTGTTCATTACCTTTGTTTTCACCTTTCAGGGTGTGCTGATGGTTGGTCCTCCTGGCACTGGCAAAACAATGCTAGCGAAAGCTGTTGCTACAGAATGTGGAACAACGTTCTTCAATGTGTCTTCCTCTACCCTGACGTCTAAATACAGGGGCGAGTCTGAGAAGCTGGTTCGCCTCTTGTTTGAAATGGTATGTCCTCAATGATGTGATCTGGGGATCGCTAAGGTGAGAAGGGACATCTCCCTTGGTTTCCTGCCCCTCTAGCAGGAAGCATGTTGGAAGCATGGAGTTCATTGTACTGACACCTCCTCAACCAGACAGAAAAGCACAGTCTCTGTGTTTCCGTCCTTTTCTGATGTGTCGTTGAGAATTAAGAAGGAAATGGTTCATCACCCATGTTTAGGGTAGCGTTTTTCGGACTAGACGTAGAGTCATGACCTTGACAGAAATTCAGTTCTTACTCGGTTATGGGATAAGCCTGTAGGAAGTAGATTTGAAATTGGAAGGGATGGGGAGCTGTTACTCTAGAAACAATACATGTTTTGGTTCTGTTTCTGTTCCGAATGATGGACACAAACCTCTCAGTGAAGTTTTTGGGTGCAGTCCATCATGCGGGGTATGTGAAGGATGTGCCCATGTGGACCTATGCTGAAGGGTCATTCACCTCTTTGGGATCCTCGCTGCACTTCTACCATGCTGTCAGTTAAAACCTGTCTCTGCTGACACAGGCTGAGCTGCCTTCTGTCCCCTGGGCTTTCCCCTCACTGCAGAAAAAACTGGACATGAAAAACTGCCTGTATTTTGATTGTATTCCTTTTTGCCCTTTGCAAGACTAGTTGCTGGGGAAAACTGACTAACACTGAAAGACCCCTGACTTGAGGAGTACAATTTAAACTTAACCATATGCCAAACAGTTTGTAAATCAAGACCGTGAATTGTTTTCTTGTGACAGGCAGGGAAGATATGTATGTACTATGTCTAGCGGGACCGGGTCGTGGTCTGATGAGGgcctgtgcctgctgctgcagccttAATAGTGatgttttcatttgaataaagGCAAGGTTTTATGCTCCAACAACAATCTTCATTGATGAGATAGATTCCATCTGCAGCCGCAGAGGCACGTCCGATGAACACGAGGCGAGTCGCAGAGTCAAGTCAGAGCTGCTTGTGCAAATGGACGGTAACAAGTGTTTAGATCCGAGTTTGGGGCTGGGAACTGTAAGAACTTGTGGAACTGTAAGAACTTGAGCAATCTGGAAAACCTGGCTTtatggatggggaaaaaataaggcaGAATTTGAGAGCAGTGTATTTTACTGGAGTGTTCGAAAGTAGATGACTGAAAAGGgtgttctgctttattttttctaaaatggcCATTTGGATGGTAAATTGAAAACTCGTGTTATTTAAGAGACACACACTCTAGGAGAAGCAGATAATGGAGACTTGTGCAGTTTAATACAGGTCTTCAATTttgatgcaatttaaaaaaatttctccccTTTGCTAGAGTCTCCAGCTTGGGGACCCCATTGTGAGATCTGATTTTGCTGTATTCTGTGGTGGCAGCTAATATTACCCTTTTAGTCAGATTTAGTACCTGTTCTGTGCAGGTGGACATATCGAGGATGACCATCTGAGGAATACTGTATGGCATGGTGGTTTGATAACCACCTTTCTATTGCAGTTGTTATTACTATTTATGATGTCCTCAAATGCACAGGTTCGTTGTGGTAAACTCAGGGTAGGCAACTCTTTGCCCCAAAGTGATAATTTCTTTGCGGTCCTCATTTGGGAGGCCAAGGAGTGATTCCTATTTCTTCTATGGCCAAATTTGACAGAGATAGCACTTTTGGTAGGGACTAGTAGGGCTACATTTACATATGACTCTCTTATTACCACTGTCAAAGAAAGCCCTCCCCTGACTCAGCAAAAGAATGAACTGTCCCCCTCTCTGTGACAATGATGGTCTTGTCACATCTAAGCTATGGGAAGTTTGGAAAGCAGGAGCAGGACTACATAGAGCTGTTGCTTAGCTTTATCCAGGCTTTTGCAATTTTTGTCTGTGCAATGTTTCTTAGCAAGCATCTCAATCAATAAGAGCTGTGGACTGAAATTTCTCTAAACTGTTGTGCTTGCAGGGGTAGGTGGTGCTCTGGAAAATGATGACCCTTCCAAGATGGTTATGGTATTAGCAGCTACAAATTTTCCCTGGGATATCGATGAAGCTCTCCGACGGAGACTAGAGAAGAGGATTTATATACCTTTGCCCACAGGTATCTTTGTTACgagcattttcctttaaaaatggcCTTTGCAAGACAAGTGTAGGACGACTGCAGGACTGTTGAGTTTGGGAGGAATCTTGATGTTTTTGTGATGAGCAGTGAAATTCAGGGGTTAATCATTGCTGGGTTGCTTTAGTTTTaaagagagtgagagaaaagaaaaaaaaatactacttgcTTGGGGGCTTGAAAACAAAGAGCTGCGGCATTTCATTGCAAGTCCATTGATGGGTTCTTATATTTTGAAAGAGAGTTAGTTTTAATGAGcctggaattattttaaatgttgaacAGTCAGTCCTTGAGTGATCATCAAAGGCAGCCTTTGGACATGTTCAGAAATATTGCAAATGCACTCCGTGCCCTTGCAGACAAATGCAAAGAAGTGGATCCATGAATTTTCACTTACAGGCTTAGTTCATTGTAAATCACTGCTTGCTCGCCTTTATGACTGTGCTTTGAGTCACTCAGAATGCAGCAGGCTGATTGCTTTCCTGCCCTAAGACGTCTCGGCTTGTATTGTCTTCCCTAGCTGTCGTTCACCTGTCCTATTAATTTTGAGATTCCTATCACTTGAAGTTTGCATAGCTTCATTTCTTCTTGGTACACTGGATGCCTCATCTCCCTGCATGAGCACTCAAGATAACAAGATGCGTGTTCGTGGTGACAGCAGTTGTGATTGAGTTTAGCAGGTATAAGGACACTTAATAGTTCTACAGCTTGTCTTTGCAGCTTACAGGCGGTAACAGCTCCTAACAGGATGCCTGTCTTTATGACCAATTAGTTTAAAATCCTATCAGCTCTTGCTCTTGTTTCTAATTAAACCAGATTGTTTTTTGACACAGTGTGTTACACCCTGGACAACATACAAGATGTGCTCCAGTTTTATTTCCAATCTTATGTTCTTTTGCATCTATTCTGTAAATAAGAACGTTGAGGCAAGTCTAAATGATGCATTTATAACTGTGCTGTGTGATTTGATGTGGACAggcattttaattgaaaaagtgTTATGATATGTCATATATACACCTGTATATTGTGGGATTTGATGCAAGTATATATTCTACTGtgttccattttcaaaatactgcAAGGACTTGCTTAGCCCCATAGCAAAGATTAGAAGAATGTTCTCTGATACAGGATGCTCTCTGCAGGTATGCTGTATGTACATTGTGCTCTGTAAATAATAAATCCCCATTTTATAGCTAGTGCCAGTTGTGTGTGATTGATAACTCCATATTCTTGGCAGTTCTGCAAAGCACACAAAACCAGCAGCTTTAGACAAgctttctaatttcttttatatttcccctccccccttttttaatTAGGGAcatcaataaataaaacataagtgTGGACATTTCCTTAAGACTTTTAGCCTTTCCTACTGCTATTTCTTCTGTTGTGGTTGTCCTCTTTTCTAGGTCATAAAAATTGGTCACTGTGGAAACAAAGATGCTGAGCTGGTATATTTTTCTGTACAGTAAAAGCCAGGAGAGCATTCGTCCTCTTCTTTACCACGCTTGTGCAGAGTAGCACTGAGGCCTAAGCTGTCAAATGTGAATTCCCTCTTATAAGCCTAGGCTGCTTAACATATGTACCCAAATGCACATATGCACATGCCCTCTACAAGAAAAATGGTTAATTAGCTGCATAAGTGCTCATTTATGCAGCTGGTTATCACTGTGTGCACTCTGCATCTAGGTCTGAAAGTGGGATACTAGAACATTTGTATTGTAAATACATTAATACAATAAACATATTAATATATCTGTTTTCTATCAGGATTCAGCGGCTTTCTTCGGTCCCAACTGAGTAAAGTgcttaaacatatgcttaaagtTCAGCCTACTGTTAAGGCATTTGTGCTGTCTGAAGCTCTGTTAATAGAATCCTCATTGTGGTTCTAATGAAAATTTGTGAATAATATGTAATCAAACACTTGAACAGTGAGTGAATCCAAAAGGATGTGAGAAGAAGCAGACATTTGTAGGATTGTGCTGTTGTGCCTTTGGGTGGTATGTGACCAAATGCTTTGTCACCCAAGACATAACAGACATTTTTAATGACCTATGACTTTGGAAAATGTGTCAAGAGTATGCTTTTAACCATATACTTTACTGTATTTCATTGCACACTTTACTATGTTttgttctgtctcttttcttACATTAAACCCTTTTGTTTatacttttcactgaaaaatctaagttatatttatttctttttttaatgttactatTGCAAGTCTTCAAACAAGTATTTTTATGTTGTAGCAAAAGGCAGAGCAGAACTACTTAAGATTAATCTTCGGGAAGTAGAACTGGATCCTGATATCAGCCTTGAAGAAATTGCTGAGAAGATTGAAGGCTATTCTGGTGCTGACATCACTAATGTTTGCAGGTATCTCATCCCCCttaatttgcaaataaaactgcATGGAAGGTCATGATTTACATTATTGTGATAAAAGGCAATACCAACTACAGCTGCAGCCATGCTAACAGTGACTATGTTTGAGGCCCCAATCTATTTACTGGAACCATGTGTTCCTGTCATGTGGAGCAGTGTAAAGACCATGGAGTCTTTGTATGAGATGTggttaagaagagaaaaagattgTCTGAGCAAATCTCGTGTTACCATTGTCTGCATTTACTGAATATTTGTTAATGTAGTGCAAaacaggtttggatttttttttttttttaaatcccatgaGTTTAAGAGCTAGAATTTTGTGATGCAAAGGAACCTTTCACAGAATATGTCTTTGGGGCTTCTATATGCTGTATGTTTGGACAGCCCCCAGTGCGGCACGGTCTTGATTTCTGCCTGAATCTTCTAGGTGCAAAGGTGATACAGGTAGCTTATAGCATTAGTATTGAATTTATTTCCATCCTGTTCCcacaatttgtttctttttttgacaaatgAGGCTTTCCTGGTGGAGGATAGGTACTTGGAAAAACTTACTGGTAAGAAGTCTATGTCCCTTACAACATTAGGATCCCTGCCAAGAGAAGCTGATCCTTTAAGGACatggcttgggatttttttttttccccctgctgctttgctgaaatTGTGAAATGACTCCATGGTTTTGAAAACTTGGTGTGTGTCACACAGTGCAATAGTTAAATTACCTATTCCCCCTGAGGCCTGTGTTATCCCTTGCTGGGAAAACCTGGGGAAGGAGCAAATGTAATTTCAGACTGCATGTGGGCCGTGGTGTGAAAATGAGCAGTGTTCTCCATGCCAGTGGGCCACATTGGCAGCATCCGAGCTGGGGAGGAGTCGTGGAGCCGGTAGAGCGTGAGGAGCCACAGGCACCGATGGCCTCAGCCCTGCAGGGCCACATGGCACTAGTGTCTGatgcctcctgctctgcccttTGCAGATTGAGGTGCTATGTGCGAGCAGGCAACAGAGCTGGGCTGCACTCTGAACACTTGCTGACTGTGCTTTTGGGCTACACAGTGGGGAGAGGGTTGAAATCTAAGGGGATAGGGGTGCAAAATCCagactactttaaaaaaaaaaaagtctttgagtgCAGTTCCTTTCCCACCCT
This genomic interval from Calonectris borealis chromosome 1, bCalBor7.hap1.2, whole genome shotgun sequence contains the following:
- the KATNAL1 gene encoding katanin p60 ATPase-containing subunit A-like 1 — protein: MNLAEICDNAKKGREYALLGNYDSSMVYYQGVIQQIQRHCQSIRDPAIKGKWQQVRQELVEEYEQVKSIVNTLESFKMDRPADIPVSCQDEPFRDPAVWPPPVPAEHRAPPQIKRPNREVKPLRKESPGLQPRGPAGRAHAVSKGEKSAGSRERESRARGRDDKGKKIPQEVGDGEIPKFDGAGYDKDLVEALERDIVSRNPSIHWDDIADLEEAKKLLREAVVLPMWMPDFFKGIRRPWKGVLMVGPPGTGKTMLAKAVATECGTTFFNVSSSTLTSKYRGESEKLVRLLFEMARFYAPTTIFIDEIDSICSRRGTSDEHEASRRVKSELLVQMDGVGGALENDDPSKMVMVLAATNFPWDIDEALRRRLEKRIYIPLPTAKGRAELLKINLREVELDPDISLEEIAEKIEGYSGADITNVCRDASLMAMRRRINGLTPEEIRALSKEELQMPVTKGDFELALKKISKSVSAADLEKYEKWMVEFGSA